The window TTTACTTTCACACAAACAGACCATAAAAAAAGCGCCCTTGGATGAACATCCAAAGGCGCTTTCTCATGATTGCAATGTGTCTACTATACAATATCCAAAAATCCACATACTTCAATCTGTTGTTCATTGATACAATGGCACGAATACGAATACGAATACGAATACGAATACGAATACGAATACGAAGCAAATGATACCAACTGTAAGCCGATTGTCGTTTGTTTATTTTACGAATCTATGCGAATGCTTACTCTACTTCAATCTTCAACTGACTGCGCAGATACCCATCAATAAACGCATCCAGATCGCCGTCCATGACCGCACCGATATTGCCCGTTTCCACTTGTGTACGATGATCCTTCACCATGCTGTACGGATGGAATACATACGAACGAATCTGGCTACCCCAAGCGATTTCGGATTGCTCGCCACGGATTTCTTCCAGTTGTTTGCGTTCTTCCTCGATCTTGCGCTCATACAGCTTGGAACGCAGCATGGTCATCGCGCGTTCACGGTTTTTGATCTGCGAACGTTCGGTTTGACAGCTAACGACGACACCAGACGGAAGATGCGTAATCCGAACAGCGGAGTCTGTTGTATTGATATGCTGACCGCCGGCGCCACTGGCGCGGTACGTATCGACTTTGAGATCTTCCGTACGGATTTCGATCTCAGCATCATTCGTGATCTCTGGCACCACATCACACGATACGAACGACGTATGACGGCGACCTGAAGAGTCAAATGGAGAAATACGAACAAGGCGGTGTACGCCTTTTTCCGCTTTTAGATAACCATACGCGTTGTAGCCCTTGATCAGCAGTGTCACACTTTTGATCCCGGCTTCGTCGCCTGGCAGATAATCCAGCACTTCCACTTTGAAGCCGCTTTTCTCTGCCCAGCGTGTATACATACGCAGCAGCATCGAGCCCCAGTCCTGAGACTCCGTACCGCCTGCACCTGGATGCAATTCCAGAATCGCATTCAGCTTATCATACGGCTCGTTCAGCAGCAATTGCAGCTCGAACTCCTCGACTTTTTTGACCAATGCAGCGACGCCTGTCGTTACTTCGGCAGCAAGCTCTGCATCATTTTCTTCGTCTGCCAGCTCAGCCATCAGGCTTACATCGTCATATTCCTGTTGCAGCTTGTTGTACTGATCTACGGAACCTTTGACTGCATTCATCTCAGCAATGACCGCTT of the Paenibacillus sp. JQZ6Y-1 genome contains:
- the prfB gene encoding peptide chain release factor 2 (programmed frameshift), translated to MIEPNVKHDLREMAQKLSNLRGSLDLDLKNEMIENFEVKMSAPDFWDDNESAQAVIAEMNAVKGSVDQYNKLQQEYDDVSLMAELADEENDAELAAEVTTGVAALVKKVEEFELQLLLNEPYDKLNAILELHPGAGGTESQDWGSMLLRMYTRWAEKSGFKVEVLDYLPGDEAGIKSVTLLIKGYNAYGYLKAEKGVHRLVRISPFDSSGRRHTSFVSCDVVPEITNDAEIEIRTEDLKVDTYRASGAGGQHINTTDSAVRITHLPSGVVVSCQTERSQIKNRERAMTMLRSKLYERKIEEERKQLEEIRGEQSEIAWGSQIRSYVFHPYSMVKDHRTQVETGNIGAVMDGDLDAFIDGYLRSQLKIEVE